From the Cryptomeria japonica chromosome 2, Sugi_1.0, whole genome shotgun sequence genome, one window contains:
- the LOC131030517 gene encoding pectinesterase-like gives MAKFKAIAGTKKDQDVGTKVELQHNVVNEIENDFGFESLSSKDSDSLDALGLDLSLAKIDWSSSLTLSYSLEKKKSRSEMDSFIDYGEVDPLHQMSLEARRKTRRRIIIISICSLVLVAIIASLAVAVVRYKSKSNGEVPDQTQTSSKLMTAVCNVTLHQEKCISSLSSYPGSSKLGLKDLVDVTVVVALREAQNVLPLVSNLPQEITDPVQQQALNDCEELINQTIDQLSSSNDVLKNFNFNSLIEPSGDAPTWLSAALTNLDTCVDGLVNNSSSQAKAQMQSMLQNLTELTSNSLAIISNIANLLGKVKISFPTRRLLTDNFCLVADGFPAWVSAKERRLLQSNVTSNVIVAQDGSGNYKTIQEAVDAAPDNSKVRYIIKVKEGIYQEYVKVNKRKTMLMLVGDGMDKTIVTGSKSFVGGTPTYSTATFAVDGAGFIAKDIQFRNSAGPSNHQAVALRVTSDKSLFLSCNISAYQDTLYTHSQRQFYKNCYISGTVDFIFGNAAVVFQSCTVSARVPIGSQKNTITAQGRTDPNQNTGISIQNCKISGEADLIASIATFPTYLGRPLKLYSRTVIMLSELGDIINPAGWLEWDADFALSTLYYAEYQNSGAGAVVNGRVTWPGYKVITDENEAKKFTVGEFIGTSWLKATGIPFAEGLTA, from the exons GGAGCTCTTCTTTAACACTGAGTTATAGCCTGGAGAAGAAGAAGTCAAGAAGCGAGATGGATTCATTCATAGACTACGGCGAAGTGGATCCCCTCCATCAAATGAGTTTAGAAGCCagaaggaagacaagaagaagaatcatTATAATCTCCATTTGTTCCTTGGTTTTGGTAGCTATAATTGCATCTCTTGCAGTTGCAGTGGTTCGATATAAAAGCAAAAGCAATGGTGAAGTGCCCGACCAAACGCAAACATCCAGCAAGCTCATGACAGCCGTTTGTAATGTCACGCTCCATCAAGAGAAGTGCATTTCAAGCCTATCATCGTACCCTGGCTCCTCTAAGCTAGGTCTCAAGGATCTCGTTGATGTTACAGTGGTGGTAGCGTTAAGGGAAGCACAAAACGTCCTCCCTCTGGTCTCTAATCTCCCACAAGAAATCACTGATCCAGTCCAACAACAAGCGCTCAATGACTGTGAGGAATTAATAAACCAAACTATAGATCAGTTAAGTAGTTCTAATGATgtcttgaagaatttcaatttcaattcattgATTGAACCGTCAGGTGATGCACCCACTTGGCTCAGTGCTGCGCTCACAAATCTGGACACCTGTGTTGACGGCTTGGTCAACAACAGTTCAAGTCAAGCTAAAGCTCAGATGCAGAGCATGTTGCAAAATCTGACAGAGTTGACCAGCAATTCTCTGGCTATTATTAGTAATATTGCAAATTTGCTAGGAAAGGTAAAGATATCTTTCCCTACCCGACGTCTGTTGACAGATAATTTTTGCCTTGTCGCAGACGGGTTTCCAGCGTGGGTGTCTGCAAAGGAGCGAAGGCTTTTACAGAGTAACGTAACATCTAATGTGATTGTGGCTCAAGATGGGTCTGGAAATTACAAAACGATTCAGGAGGCAGTGGACGCAGCCCCTGATAATAGCAAGGTAAGATATATTATCAAGGTGAAAGAAGGAATTTACCAAGAGTATGTGAAAGTGAACAAAAGGAAGACAATGTTGATGCTAGTCGGTGATGGAATGGATAAAACAATTGTTACTGGGAGTAAGAGCTTTGTGGGCGGCACACCTACGTATAGTACTGCAACATTTG CTGTGGATGGAGCAGGATTTATTGCTAAAGACATACAATTCAGAAACAGTGCAGGCCCATCTAACCATCAAGCTGTGGCTCTTCGAGTTACATCGGACAAGTCGCTTTTCCTGAGTTGCAACATCAGCGCCTACCAAGACACTCTCTACACACATTCTCAACGCCAATTTTACAAGAATTGCTACATTTCGGGTACAGTAGATTTCATCTTTGGAAATGCTGCTGTTGTGTTTCAGAGTTGCACCGTTTCTGCTAGAGTGCCGATTGGAAGCCAAAAAAATACTATCACAGCTCAAGGGAGAACAGATCCCAACCAGAATACTGGAATCTCCATCCAGAACTGCAAAATCTCAGGAGAGGCCGATCTGATTGCCTCCATTGCCACTTTTCCTACTTACCTTGGGAGGCCGTTGAAATTGTATTCGCGGACAGTTATCATGCTTTCTGAACTGGGTGATATCATCAATCCTGCAGGCTGGCTAGAATGGGACGCAGATTTTGCATTGAGCACTTTGTATTATGCTGAATATCAGAATTCTGGTGCTGGAGCTGTAGTCAACGGCCGTGTAACGTGGCCTGGGTATAAAGTAATCACCGATGAAAATGAAGCAAAGAAATTTACAGTTGGGGAATTTATAGGTACTTCGTGGTTGAAGGCGACGGGGATTCCCTTTGCCGAAGGTTTAACCGCATGA